The genomic window CGCCGCCGCCCGCATGGTCGAAGCCGGACATGAGGTGGTCGGCGTGCATTTGGCGCTGTCCACCGCACCCGGCACTCTGCGCACCGGCTCGCGGGGATGCTGCTCCAAGGAGGACGCATCGGATGCCCGCCGCGTCGCCGACGTGCTCGGAATACCGTTCTACGTATGGGATTTCGCTGAGCGGTTCTCCCGCGACGTGATCGACGACTTCGTGCAGTCCTACGCCCGCGGCGAAACGCCCAACCCGTGTGTGCGGTGCAACCAGCAGGTCAAGTTCTCCGCCCTGTCGGCCCGGGCCCTCGCGTTGGGCTTCGACGCCGTCGCGACCGGCCACTACGCCCGGCTGTCGCAAGGCCGGCTGCGCCGGGCCGTCGACCGCGACAAGGACCAGTCCTATGTGCTGGCCGTACTGACCGCACAGCAACTACGTCATGCCGTCTTCCCGATCGGGGACACTCCCAAGCCGCAGATCCGCGCCGAGGCGGCGCGCCGGGGGCTTGCGGTCGCCGACAAGCCGGACAGTCACGACATCTGCTTCATCCCGTCGGGAGACACCAGAACCTTTCTGGGTCAGCGGATCGGAGTGCGCCCCGGCAGCGTCGTCAACGCCGAGGGCGCCGTGCTGGCCGAACACGACGGCGTGCACGGCTTCACCATCGGCCAGCGCAAAGGTCTGGGCATCGCGGGGCCGGGCCCGGACGGTCGGCCGCGCTACGTGACCGCCATCGACGCCGACACCGCCACCGTCCACGTCGGCGATGCCGCCGACCTCGACGTGCACGCGCTGACCGGACGAGCCCCGGTGTTCACTGGCGGGACCGCGCCGTCGGGACGCCTGGACTGCGCGGTTCAGGTGCGCGCGCACGGCGAAACCGCCAGTGCCGAAGCCGAATTGGTGGGCGACGAGCTCGTCGTGCGGTTGCACACCCCGCTACGCGGCGTGGCACGCGGTCAAACGCTGGTGCTGTACCGTCCCGATCCCGACGGCGACGAGGTGCTC from Mycobacterium kubicae includes these protein-coding regions:
- the mnmA gene encoding tRNA 2-thiouridine(34) synthase MnmA, yielding MKILAAMSGGVDSSVAAARMVEAGHEVVGVHLALSTAPGTLRTGSRGCCSKEDASDARRVADVLGIPFYVWDFAERFSRDVIDDFVQSYARGETPNPCVRCNQQVKFSALSARALALGFDAVATGHYARLSQGRLRRAVDRDKDQSYVLAVLTAQQLRHAVFPIGDTPKPQIRAEAARRGLAVADKPDSHDICFIPSGDTRTFLGQRIGVRPGSVVNAEGAVLAEHDGVHGFTIGQRKGLGIAGPGPDGRPRYVTAIDADTATVHVGDAADLDVHALTGRAPVFTGGTAPSGRLDCAVQVRAHGETASAEAELVGDELVVRLHTPLRGVARGQTLVLYRPDPDGDEVLGSATITGTSRLARA